A window of the Chthoniobacterales bacterium genome harbors these coding sequences:
- a CDS encoding tryptophan synthase subunit alpha — MPNRIDLQFADLRARRRCGLMAYITAGDPDLAATEDLVPALADAGVDFVELGVPFSDPLADGVVNQLAAQRALASGTTLEKVLACVHRIRQRTEVPLVLYTYLNPVYIHGFEKFHEEAAAAGVDGVLILDLPPDEIAANRELADRHQLKSIRLVAPTTPPARVEYIARSADGFIYYVSREGVTGEQSSLSDSIAAQVAEIKKHTELPIAVGFGISTPEQAATVARQADAVVVGSAIVRRMADHGRSADFVERVTEFVRPLADAVHNAARP; from the coding sequence GTGCCCAACCGCATCGACCTCCAATTCGCCGATCTGCGCGCCCGGCGCCGCTGCGGGCTCATGGCCTACATTACCGCCGGCGACCCCGATCTTGCCGCCACCGAGGACTTGGTGCCCGCGCTGGCGGACGCCGGTGTCGATTTTGTCGAGCTGGGCGTCCCGTTTTCCGATCCGCTGGCCGACGGCGTGGTCAACCAGCTTGCGGCCCAGCGCGCCCTCGCTTCCGGGACAACTTTGGAAAAAGTTCTGGCCTGCGTCCATCGCATCCGTCAGCGCACGGAGGTTCCGCTCGTCCTCTACACATATCTCAACCCCGTTTACATTCACGGCTTCGAAAAATTCCACGAAGAAGCCGCAGCTGCAGGCGTGGATGGCGTCCTGATACTCGATCTGCCCCCCGACGAGATTGCCGCCAATCGCGAGCTGGCCGACCGCCACCAGCTCAAATCCATCCGTCTCGTCGCTCCGACAACGCCGCCCGCCCGCGTGGAATATATCGCCCGATCCGCCGACGGCTTCATCTACTACGTGTCGCGCGAAGGCGTCACCGGCGAGCAATCCAGCCTGTCCGATTCCATCGCAGCACAGGTTGCGGAAATCAAAAAACACACGGAACTGCCGATTGCCGTCGGCTTTGGCATTTCCACACCAGAGCAAGCGGCCACAGTGGCCCGCCAGGCGGACGCCGTGGTTGTCGGAAGCGCGATCGTCAGGCGCATGGCGGATCACGGCCGTTCCGCAGACTTTGTCGAACGCGTGACAGAATTCGTGCGTCCCCTCGCCGACGCCGTCCACAACGCGGCGCGCCCGTGA